In Vigna unguiculata cultivar IT97K-499-35 chromosome 3, ASM411807v1, whole genome shotgun sequence, a single genomic region encodes these proteins:
- the LOC114179811 gene encoding probable trehalase isoform X1 has product MREKFSFHARKLHILTWLIHLSLTLLTVTATSSSSSSSSHCGMAVTPSTSLLSFLQRLQKTAFEAFGATDFDPKTYVDVPLKFALSVTEDAFQKLPRNANGTVAAEDLKRFLEAYFGGAGDDLVHLNPHDFVREPEGFLPKVKHPKVRAWALQVHSLWKNLTRKVSDAVQAHPDLHTLLPLPGSVVIPGSRFREVYYWDSYWVIRGLIASKMHDTATAIVTNLISLIEQYGFVLNGARSYYTNRSQPPLLSAMIYEIYRTTGDEELVKRSLPALLKEYEFWNSDIHKVTILDAQGCTHTLNRYNAMWDKPRPESFIKDQVFASNFSSVSEKQQFYRDLASAAESGWDFSTRWMRNPPNFTTLATTSVIPVDLNAFVLGMELNIAFFAKVVGDNSTAERFLENADLRKKAMDSVFWNANMNQWLDYWLENKCEEVHVWKNGHQNKNVFASNFVPLWMKPFYSDTSLVASVVESLKTSDLVRAAGVATSLTDSGQQWDFPNGWAPLQHMLVEGLLKSGSQEARSLAEEIAIKWVTTNYIVYKKTGLMHEKLDVEHCGEFGGGGEYVPQTGFGWSNGVVLAFLEEFGWPEDRDIEC; this is encoded by the exons atgcGTGAAAAATTTTCATTCCACGCTCGCAAACTACACATCCTCACATGGCTAATTCATCTCTCACTAACACTTCTCACTGTAACagcaacatcatcatcatcgtcatcatcatcacacTGTGGCATGGCCGTTACGCCCTCCACCTCTCTCCTCTCCTTCCTCCAACGCCTCCAAAAAACCGCCTTCGAAGCGTTCGGCGCTACCGATTTCGATCCCAAGACCTACGTCGACGTGCCTCTTAAGTTCGCACTATCCGTCACCGAGGACGCGTTCCAGAAGCTTCCGCGTAATGCCAACGGCACCGTGGCGGCTGAGGATTTAAAGCGCTTTCTAGAAGCCTACTTCGGAGGTGCAGGGGACGATCTGGTGCACCTGAACCCACACGATTTCGTTCGCGAACCGGAGGGTTTCTTGCCCAAGGTCAAACACCCTAAGGTGCGGGCCTGGGCCTTGCAGGTCCATTCGCTTTGGAAAAACTTGACCCGGAAAGTATCCGATGCGGTGCAGGCGCACCCGGACTTGCATACGCTGCTCCCTCTCCCCGGTTCCGTTGTCATTCCCGGTTCGCGTTTTCGCGAGGTTTATTACTGGGATTCTTACTGGGTTATTAG GGGCCTGATCGCGAGTAAAATGCACGACACTGCTACTGCTATCGTGACCAACCTCATTTCCTTGATAGAACAATATGGATTTGTTCTTAATGGTGCTAGATCATATTACACTAACAGGAG CCAGCCTCCCCTTTTAAGCGCTATGATTTATGAGATATACCGTACCACCGGTGACGAGGAATTGGTTAAAAGATCTCTACCTGCACTACTCAAAGAGTATGAATTTTGGAATTCAG ATATACATAAGGTGACCATTTTGGATGCTCAAGGTTGCACTCACACCTTAAACCGCTATAATGCAATGTGGGACAAACCCAGGCCAGAATCATTCATTAAG GACCAGGTATTTGCTTCCAACTTCTCGAGTGTTTCAGAAAAACAGCAGTTTTACCGTGACCTGGCTTCAGCTGCTGAATCGGGATGGGATTTCAGCACTAGATGGATGAG AAACCCGCCTAATTTCACAACATTGGCTACAACTTCCGTAATACCTGTTGATTTAAATGCATTTGTACTCGGG ATGGAACTTAATATTGCCTTCTTTGCAAAAGTTGTTGGAGATAATAGCACTGCTGAACGGTTCCTGGAAAATGCTGATCTTAGAAAGAAGGCAATGGACTCTGTTTTCTGGAATGCAAACATGAATCAATGGCTTGACTACTGGCTCGAAAATAAATGCGAG GAGGTTCATGTTTGGAAAAACGGGCACcagaataaaaatgtatttgcTTCCAATTTTGTTCCTTTGTGGATGAAACCATTTTATTCAG ACACTTCACTTGTGGCTAGTGTCGTTGAAAGTCTCAAAACTTCGGACCTTGTCCGTGCCGCTGGAGTTGCAACTTCTTTAACTGATTCAGGACAACAGTG GGACTTTCCAAATGGCTGGGCGCCACTTCAACACATGCTAGTGGAAGGCCTTCTAAAATCTGGGTCACAAGAAGCAAGGTCATTGGCTGAAGAAATTGCCATCAAATGGGTCACAACCAATTATATCGTTTACAAGAAAACGGGTTTAATGCATGAAAAGCTTGACGTGGAACATTGTGGAGAATTCGGAGGTGGAGGCGAATATGTGCCCCAG ACTGGTTTTGGCTGGTCAAATGGTGTTGTGTTGGCATTCTTAGAGGAGTTTGGATGGCCTGAAGATCGGGACATAGAATGTTGA
- the LOC114179811 gene encoding trehalase isoform X2, whose amino-acid sequence MAVTPSTSLLSFLQRLQKTAFEAFGATDFDPKTYVDVPLKFALSVTEDAFQKLPRNANGTVAAEDLKRFLEAYFGGAGDDLVHLNPHDFVREPEGFLPKVKHPKVRAWALQVHSLWKNLTRKVSDAVQAHPDLHTLLPLPGSVVIPGSRFREVYYWDSYWVIRGLIASKMHDTATAIVTNLISLIEQYGFVLNGARSYYTNRSQPPLLSAMIYEIYRTTGDEELVKRSLPALLKEYEFWNSDIHKVTILDAQGCTHTLNRYNAMWDKPRPESFIKDQVFASNFSSVSEKQQFYRDLASAAESGWDFSTRWMRNPPNFTTLATTSVIPVDLNAFVLGMELNIAFFAKVVGDNSTAERFLENADLRKKAMDSVFWNANMNQWLDYWLENKCEEVHVWKNGHQNKNVFASNFVPLWMKPFYSDTSLVASVVESLKTSDLVRAAGVATSLTDSGQQWDFPNGWAPLQHMLVEGLLKSGSQEARSLAEEIAIKWVTTNYIVYKKTGLMHEKLDVEHCGEFGGGGEYVPQTGFGWSNGVVLAFLEEFGWPEDRDIEC is encoded by the exons ATGGCCGTTACGCCCTCCACCTCTCTCCTCTCCTTCCTCCAACGCCTCCAAAAAACCGCCTTCGAAGCGTTCGGCGCTACCGATTTCGATCCCAAGACCTACGTCGACGTGCCTCTTAAGTTCGCACTATCCGTCACCGAGGACGCGTTCCAGAAGCTTCCGCGTAATGCCAACGGCACCGTGGCGGCTGAGGATTTAAAGCGCTTTCTAGAAGCCTACTTCGGAGGTGCAGGGGACGATCTGGTGCACCTGAACCCACACGATTTCGTTCGCGAACCGGAGGGTTTCTTGCCCAAGGTCAAACACCCTAAGGTGCGGGCCTGGGCCTTGCAGGTCCATTCGCTTTGGAAAAACTTGACCCGGAAAGTATCCGATGCGGTGCAGGCGCACCCGGACTTGCATACGCTGCTCCCTCTCCCCGGTTCCGTTGTCATTCCCGGTTCGCGTTTTCGCGAGGTTTATTACTGGGATTCTTACTGGGTTATTAG GGGCCTGATCGCGAGTAAAATGCACGACACTGCTACTGCTATCGTGACCAACCTCATTTCCTTGATAGAACAATATGGATTTGTTCTTAATGGTGCTAGATCATATTACACTAACAGGAG CCAGCCTCCCCTTTTAAGCGCTATGATTTATGAGATATACCGTACCACCGGTGACGAGGAATTGGTTAAAAGATCTCTACCTGCACTACTCAAAGAGTATGAATTTTGGAATTCAG ATATACATAAGGTGACCATTTTGGATGCTCAAGGTTGCACTCACACCTTAAACCGCTATAATGCAATGTGGGACAAACCCAGGCCAGAATCATTCATTAAG GACCAGGTATTTGCTTCCAACTTCTCGAGTGTTTCAGAAAAACAGCAGTTTTACCGTGACCTGGCTTCAGCTGCTGAATCGGGATGGGATTTCAGCACTAGATGGATGAG AAACCCGCCTAATTTCACAACATTGGCTACAACTTCCGTAATACCTGTTGATTTAAATGCATTTGTACTCGGG ATGGAACTTAATATTGCCTTCTTTGCAAAAGTTGTTGGAGATAATAGCACTGCTGAACGGTTCCTGGAAAATGCTGATCTTAGAAAGAAGGCAATGGACTCTGTTTTCTGGAATGCAAACATGAATCAATGGCTTGACTACTGGCTCGAAAATAAATGCGAG GAGGTTCATGTTTGGAAAAACGGGCACcagaataaaaatgtatttgcTTCCAATTTTGTTCCTTTGTGGATGAAACCATTTTATTCAG ACACTTCACTTGTGGCTAGTGTCGTTGAAAGTCTCAAAACTTCGGACCTTGTCCGTGCCGCTGGAGTTGCAACTTCTTTAACTGATTCAGGACAACAGTG GGACTTTCCAAATGGCTGGGCGCCACTTCAACACATGCTAGTGGAAGGCCTTCTAAAATCTGGGTCACAAGAAGCAAGGTCATTGGCTGAAGAAATTGCCATCAAATGGGTCACAACCAATTATATCGTTTACAAGAAAACGGGTTTAATGCATGAAAAGCTTGACGTGGAACATTGTGGAGAATTCGGAGGTGGAGGCGAATATGTGCCCCAG ACTGGTTTTGGCTGGTCAAATGGTGTTGTGTTGGCATTCTTAGAGGAGTTTGGATGGCCTGAAGATCGGGACATAGAATGTTGA
- the LOC114177052 gene encoding uncharacterized protein LOC114177052 has protein sequence MDNNGSDWKFDQVAMWLGSTVSSAFFSSLERFSCVNVATSDPDNDDDDDDYYSTTAATPTAATTPTASNSNPPSAPVNAEKTNDVSNLPV, from the coding sequence ATGGACAACAACGGATCCGATTGGAAATTCGACCAGGTGGCCATGTGGCTCGGCTCCACCGTCTCTTCCGCCTTCTTCTCTTCCTTGGAACGCTTTTCTTGCGTCAACGTCGCAACCTCTGACCCCGACAATGACGACGACGACGACGATTACTATTCCACCACCGCCGCCACTCCCACCGCCGCCACCACCCCCACGGCCAGCAACTCCAATCCCCCTTCCGCCCCGGTCAACGCTGAAAAAACAAACGACGTCTCCAACCTCCCCGTTTGA